TAAAAcacgtttattttattagtattcacttaaagtaataattactattttttaaaattaaataattcatttgtaCAAATGGTTTAATTCATTTCATGTATAAATCCGCGTATTTATTCACGTGAAATTCgtgtttttatttgtaattataaaatttcttatttagagaaataactttttatccAGAGGATTGTAGGCTGAGTTTTTAGACAgacgttaaattattaacggaGATATGACTCATGAAatgactaaataaattttatctcgaGTAATTACTTTGaactttcatttaaattatttatgtttaacttttaattattttattgaaactattgattattgatttttatttaaactagttggtagttattttaaaaaatagtttggaaattttatgaatgtcaatgtagcagacatgaaaaaattttttaatttttaaataatgaaatttaaaaatgcgcatactggtttttgaatttcaattacacatttttaatttttattctacttacattttacttatttattataaaaatcagaaaattgaCAAGTGTCAGCTACATGCAtgctcattaatttttttttaattatcttatgACCTTATTTATAGTTCCtactttatattaattacaatattttaattgtcattatttttttattttaatagggCAAAGTTTACCTCTTTGACAAAGTTTTTAAACCAAATGCAACACAAGATAAAGTTTACAATGAAGCTGCTAAATCAATTGTCACTGACGTTCTTGCTGGATACAACGGCACGATCTTTGCTTATGGACAAACGTCAtcaggtaattttattatttttttatacagccGGTGATAAATATCTTTGTTCAACagtcgaataaaaaaaatatactcattttgatttttttttttattaagtaaataaatttgttatataaAATGTTCATGAACCAGTAGCAAATattgtcaaaataattaacacaaataactcttgatatttatatattataattttcaattaactagaaattacaataaaaaaaaagtatttgggTTAAGTATGACAGTGCCTGGTATTGAAATTGAAACTGTGTTTTATTTCctaatttaaagttaatagtTGAATGACGACTATTGTTTGTATTGGTACATGTTTATGTATATATCGATgagtgtatatatttttttgtggtaTAGGTAAAACACATACCATGGAAGGAGTCATTGGGGATGCAAATAAACAGGGAATTATACCTAGGATTGTTAACGATATTTTCAATCACATTTATGGAATGGAGGAAAATTTGGAATTCCATATTAAAGTTtcttattttgaaatttatatggaTAAAATTAGGGATTTACTTGatggtaattatattttatttgaattagtttgttagtaattgaataataattaattaaatgacttttgttttatagtATCCAAGGTAAATTTGAGCGTCCATGAAGATAAAAATCGTGTTCCTTTTGTGAAAGGAGCAACTGAAAGATTTGTGTCTAGTCCAGAAGAAGTATTTGAAGTAATCGAGGAGGGAAAATCGAATCGACATATAGCTGTAACAAACATGAATGAACACAGTTCTCGTTCGCATTCAGTCTTTCTAATTAACgtaaaacaagaaaatttagagaaccaaaaaaaattatcgggtAAATTATATCTGGTGGATTTGGCGGGTTCAGAAAAAGTTTCAAAGACTGGTGCTGAGGGTACAGTACTTGACgaagctaaaaatattaataaatcgttgtCAGCGTTGGGTAATGTAATATCAGCGTTAGCTGACGGTAATAAAACTCACATACCGTATCGAGATTCAAAGTTGACGCGTATTCTCCAAGAATCTCTTGGTGGTAATGCTAGaacaacaattataatatGTTGTTCACCCGCTAGTTTCAATGAATCTGAAACAAAATCAACATTAGATTTTGGTAAACGTGCTAAGACTATTAAGAATGTTGTATGTGTTAATGAAGAATTGACTGCGGAAGAGTGGAAACGTCGAtatgagaaagaaaaagagaaGGCCGCGAGATTGAAAGGAAAAGTGGAGAAATTAGAGTCTGAATTATCACGCTGGCGACAGGGTGAAACCGTTAATCCAGAAGAACAAGTTAATCTAGTCGAGGTACCTGAAGTTATAATACCACCAGTTATTACTGCTGTAAAAGATGATGGACCTATGCCGGCTATTCCTGGTGGCGGGCTTATGGCTGGTTCTCTTTCAAATGAGGAACGACAAAAATTAGAGGAAGAACGTGAAAGATTGTACCAACAGCTTGATGAGAAAGATGAAGAAATCAATCAACAGTCGCAGTATCTTGAAAAGTTAAAGGAACAGCTTGATGAACAAGAAGAACTAATTGCCAGTGCTCGTCGTGACTACGAACAGCTGCAGCAGGAAATGAATACTATTAATCAAGAAACAGAGAGTGCTAAAGAAGAAGTCAAAGAAGTATTGCAAGCACTAGAGGAATTGGCTGTTAATTATGATCAGAAATCACAGGAAgttgaaattaaaaacaaagaaCATGAGAGTTTGTCAGAGGAATTACTTGCTAAACAAACTGCACTTAATTCGACTATGTCTGAGTTACAGCAACTACGTGACATGTCAACTCATCAACGTAAAAGAACTGCCGAAATGTTGACGAATTTATTGAAGGATCTGGGAGAAATTGGTGTAGCTATTGGTGGAGACGAAAATCTTAAGGTatgattttagttttttttattattcactttACACTGCTTCTATGTTTcttgttataataaatacttttttatttttatttagtgcCAGATAACACCTGACATTAATGGAAAAGTTGAAGAAGAGTTTACAGTAGCAAGATTGTACATTAGTAAAATGAAAtcagaagttaaaaatttggtACAACGTTGTCAGGGATTAGAAACATTCCAAACGGAATGTAATAAAAAGGTAAAGGATAAACTTCGTcgttgtaaaatatattttttataataataaaaattgtaataaattttatagtaaattataatcaatattaattatttaatcttctATCTGTtgaagtaatatttaaaaatatttaatattaaatattttatagatatcGGAGTACGAAAAAGAACTGGGTGAGTGCCGATTATTGATCTCTCAGCATGAAGCACGTATGCAGACACTTTCAGAGTCAATGAAAGAAGCAGAAGCACGTAAACGTAGTCTAGAAGAGAATCTTGACGCTCTTCGTGAAGAGTGCGCAAAACTAAAAGCAGCTGAACAAGTCCAAGCTGTCACCAACAAAGAAAAAGCTGAAGAAAAAGAGGCCGCGACAAAAATGCGAGTTGCATTGGAAGAACAAATGGACCAACTACGTGATGTTCATCAACGTCAAGTTGCTGCGCTGAGAGATGAAATCTCTGAGAAACAGGAAATGATTAGTGAACTCAAAGATCTCAACCAGAAATTCACATTAGCTCACCAACAAATGCAGTCCGATTACGAAAGATTGAAACAAGAGGAAGCCGAGAAATCAGCTAAATTacaagaattaattttaatgaatgaacGTCGTGAACAAGCTAGAAAAGATCTCAAGGGA
The sequence above is drawn from the Microplitis demolitor isolate Queensland-Clemson2020A chromosome 3, iyMicDemo2.1a, whole genome shotgun sequence genome and encodes:
- the LOC103577507 gene encoding kinesin heavy chain isoform X2; this translates as MDTPREREIAAEDSIRVVCRFRPLNDSEEKAGSKFIVKFPSGGDDNCISIGGKVYLFDKVFKPNATQDKVYNEAAKSIVTDVLAGYNGTIFAYGQTSSGKTHTMEGVIGDANKQGIIPRIVNDIFNHIYGMEENLEFHIKVSYFEIYMDKIRDLLDVSKVNLSVHEDKNRVPFVKGATERFVSSPEEVFEVIEEGKSNRHIAVTNMNEHSSRSHSVFLINVKQENLENQKKLSGKLYLVDLAGSEKVSKTGAEGTVLDEAKNINKSLSALGNVISALADGNKTHIPYRDSKLTRILQESLGGNARTTIIICCSPASFNESETKSTLDFGKRAKTIKNVVCVNEELTAEEWKRRYEKEKEKAARLKGKVEKLESELSRWRQGETVNPEEQVNLVEVPEVIIPPVITAVKDDGPMPAIPGGGLMAGSLSNEERQKLEEERERLYQQLDEKDEEINQQSQYLEKLKEQLDEQEELIASARRDYEQLQQEMNTINQETESAKEEVKEVLQALEELAVNYDQKSQEVEIKNKEHESLSEELLAKQTALNSTMSELQQLRDMSTHQRKRTAEMLTNLLKDLGEIGVAIGGDENLKCQITPDINGKVEEEFTVARLYISKMKSEVKNLVQRCQGLETFQTECNKKISEYEKELGECRLLISQHEARMQTLSESMKEAEARKRSLEENLDALREECAKLKAAEQVQAVTNKEKAEEKEAATKMRVALEEQMDQLRDVHQRQVAALRDEISEKQEMISELKDLNQKFTLAHQQMQSDYERLKQEEAEKSAKLQELILMNERREQARKDLKGLEDTVAKELQTLHNLRKLFVQDLQIRIKKSSIAEDNEDDGGSLAQKQKISFLENNLDQLTKVHKQLVRDNADLRCELPKLEKRLRATMERVKALETALRDAKEGAMRDRKRYQYEVDRIKEAVRQKNLARRGPSAQIAKPIRAGQHHVSGVNAIRTGNRDVDLHVPRS
- the LOC103577507 gene encoding kinesin heavy chain isoform X1, encoding MDTPREREIAAEDSIRVVCRFRPLNDSEEKAGSKFIVKFPSGGDDNCISIGGKVYLFDKVFKPNATQDKVYNEAAKSIVTDVLAGYNGTIFAYGQTSSGKTHTMEGVIGDANKQGIIPRIVNDIFNHIYGMEENLEFHIKVSYFEIYMDKIRDLLDVSKVNLSVHEDKNRVPFVKGATERFVSSPEEVFEVIEEGKSNRHIAVTNMNEHSSRSHSVFLINVKQENLENQKKLSGKLYLVDLAGSEKVSKTGAEGTVLDEAKNINKSLSALGNVISALADGNKTHIPYRDSKLTRILQESLGGNARTTIIICCSPASFNESETKSTLDFGKRAKTIKNVVCVNEELTAEEWKRRYEKEKEKAARLKGKVEKLESELSRWRQGETVNPEEQVNLVEVPEVIIPPVITAVKDDGPMPAIPGGGLMAGSLSNEERQKLEEERERLYQQLDEKDEEINQQSQYLEKLKEQLDEQEELIASARRDYEQLQQEMNTINQETESAKEEVKEVLQALEELAVNYDQKSQEVEIKNKEHESLSEELLAKQTALNSTMSELQQLRDMSTHQRKRTAEMLTNLLKDLGEIGVAIGGDENLKCQITPDINGKVEEEFTVARLYISKMKSEVKNLVQRCQGLETFQTECNKKISEYEKELGECRLLISQHEARMQTLSESMKEAEARKRSLEENLDALREECAKLKAAEQVQAVTNKEKAEEKEAATKMRVALEEQMDQLRDVHQRQVAALRDEISEKQEMISELKDLNQKFTLAHQQMQSDYERLKQEEAEKSAKLQELILMNERREQARKDLKGLEDTVAKELQTLHNLRKLFVQDLQIRIKKSSIAEDNEDDGGSLAQKQKISFLENNLDQLTKVHKQLVRDNADLRCELPKLEKRLRATMERVKALETALRDAKEGAMRDRKRYQYEVDRIKEAVRQKNLARRGPSAQIAKPIRAGQHHVSGVNAIRTGNRENERKSAFADEKKRIPEMDLIYNSYT